GATATGATGTaccctttaaataaatgtcatatactaagaaaaagtgaccaaggcctccagtgccccaggctggaatcgagccagcgtcctctgctatcgcggcaggtgcctgtgccattcggccacagggccacagcggcataggtcgaatttttataGAAGATTAAATAgatattgataatgataaataaatagattaatttgcattaaaataaaagtattaaagtattatgatatgtaagttgaaataattttacctaaaataataatgatattcTGTGGAAGTAATGTTttcatgtataaaataataatatgtgttgTAATAGAAATAATgtgttgacatgtaaaatacttctattttatcaataaatgtttgtttgattgattgattaattgatATACGCAGTCTCAGTTCACTTTTGTATACGAAATAACTTAGATAATATTCTCTGCAATAAGTAAAATGTAACTCAATCTCTTGAGTCATTTATGCGAAAATAAAAAACCTGTTAAAAAAGATTATTATTACTAcctggttggtcaggcttgcttggtcgttgtgggaagccgcctggttgttcaggcctGCTTGGTTGGTCTGGCTTGCTTGGTtgttcaggcttgcttggtcgttgtggggagCCGCCTTGTTGGTCAGgcgtgcttggttggtcaggcttgcttggttgtTCAGGCTTCCTTGGTCGTTGTGGagagccgcctggttgttcaggcgtgcttggttggtcaggcttgcttggttgttcaggcttgcttggtcgttgtggggagCCGCCTTGTTGGTCAGgcgtgcttggttggtcaggcttgcttggttgttcaggcttgcttggtcgttgtggggagccgccttgttggtcaggcttgctgggttggtcaggcttgcttggtcgttgtggggagCTGCCTGGTTGGTCAGCGTCAGGGCGGCGTCTTTTGTGACGTTCACCATTGCTGTCCTCGTAATCCTCATAATCTTCCTCTTCGTCTATCTGTTTCTTGATGCGTCTCTCCCTTTTCTCCTCGGTCTCCTCGTCGTCTTCCTCAGTTTCTGATTTGATTATCCTCTTTTTCATTTTTTCGATGTCGATTTCATCAATATCACCTGGTTGTCCTGGTTTACCTGTAATgttaccaaaaatcatgactttatatataaataaacaggtTTATGGCAGGCGTATGTCCGTACGCATTGTAAGTAATGTATACGGAGTCTCAGTTCTCTTTTGTATACGAAATGACTTAGATAATATTCTCTGCAATAAGTAAAATGTAACTCAATCTGTTGAGTCATTTATGCGAAAATAAAAACCTGTTaaaaaaagattattattactacctggttggtcaggcttgcttggtcgttgtgggaagccgcctggttgttcaggcctgcttggttggtcaggcttgcttggttggtcaggcttccttggtcgttgtgggtagccgcctggttgttcaggcctgcttggttggtcaggcttgcttggtcgttgtgggaagccgcctggttgttcaggcctgcttggttggtcaggcttgcttggttggtcaggcttccttggtcgttgtgggtagccgcctggttgttcaggcctgcttggttggttaggcttgcttggtcgttgtgggaagccgcctggttgttcaggcctGCGTGGTTgatcaggcttgcttggtcgttgtggggagccgcctggttgttcaggcgtgcttggttggtcaggcttgcttggttgatcaggcttgcttggtcgttgtgggaagccgcctggttgttcaggcgtgcttggttgttcaggcgtgcttggttgttcaggcgtgcttggttggtcaggcttgcttggtcgttgtgggaagccgcctggttggtcaggcttgcttggtcgttgtggggagccgcctggttgttcaggcgtgcttggttggtcaggcttgcttggttggtcaggcgtgcttggttggttaggcttgcttggtcgttgtgggaagccgcctgtttgttcaggcgtgcttggttggtcaggcttccttggtcgttgtggggagccgcctggttgttcaggcgtGCTTGGTTGATCAGGTTTGCGTGGTCGTTGTGGgaagccgcctggttgttcaggcatgcttggttggtcaggcttgcttggttggtcaggcttgcttggtcgttgtggggagccgcctggttgttcaggcgtgcttggttggtcaggcttgcttggttggtcaggcttgcttggtcgttgtggggagCTGCCTGGTTGGTCAGCGTCAGGGCGGCGTCTTTTGTGACGTTCACCATTGCTGTCCTCGTAATCCTCATAATCTTCCTCTTCGTCTATCTGTTTCTTGATGCGTCTCTCCCTTTTCTCCTCGGTCTCCTCGTCGTCTTCCTCAGTTTCTGATTTGATTGTCctctttttcatttttttgatGTCGGTTTCATCAATATCACCTGGTTGTCCTGGTTTACCTGTAATgttaccaaaaatcatgactttatatataaataaacaggtTTATGTCAGGCGTATGTCCGTACGAATTGTAAGTAATGTATACGGAGTCTCAGTTCACTTTTGTATACGAAATGACTTAGATAATATTCTCTGCAATAAGTAAAAGGTAACTCAATCTGTCGAGTCATTTATTgtgaaaataaaaaactttgttaaaaaCGATTATTATTCTATAACTCCCGTTACTAATCTATTTGATATGATGTaccctttaaataaatgtcatatactaagaaaaagtgaccaaggcctccagtgccccaggctggaatcgagccagcgtcctctgctatcgcggcaagtgcctgtgccattcggccacagggccacagcggcataggtcgaatttttataGAAGATTAAATAgatattgataatgataaataaatagattaatttgcattaaaataaaagtattaaagTATTATGatagagtcaaaccaaagaaagtctgcagcgcaataatttgacagcgaattaaaaaactacatatggcaatgtttttaccagtcagtaaacgtcatgcactatggtatgtgtttgtcaaaatcgtttaaatattcgttgtgttttgtgatgaacggaataaacatggtgaaaccttacaaaaccggcgtgcgggagttacttttccgcatgacgaataatttaacacttgtaaaaagtcagcacgaggcgattcaagctgaaaaacgacaatgtttacaaaatttggagttgatgacgggtaagtggaatgaaacatcttaatacttcaccatatgtacctacttagataatataatattggtttagactaaggtttcacagcaaattgaacacacctaataggtataggcatacttatgaacttcctctaacatttcgagaaactcattggtactagccgggtttcgagctcgaacccacaacctccatgcttatgctcacggcatgggtacctactagttaaagctaaaatttatttttaacaatggtttatttcgtttttccgaaaactttagtttgcaaattgcgggcaatttctctgtcaatctaattacgccttaatgggagtaaaagagaaagatgcccgcatattgagaacttcggtgttcgcggtaggccctctgtacctatttaccgccgcgccgtcgcggatattacaaaagcttattaattttgatgaagccaaatgtcacattctcccaatattatttatcaatattagtatatgtctacatagtgacatctattgttggaataaaatttattttaccataaaaattaagctgtatgcacagcttaattttttcatagacggtaaatatggtagaaatttcacaagtatcaagactatttaatccattttctttggtgttgtcgcatactgatttttaaaaactacttttaatctagcgctgcagactttctttggtcttactctatgtaagttgaaataattttacctaaaataataatgatattcTGTGGAAGTAATGTTttcatgtataaaataataatatgtgttgTAATAGAAATAATgtgttgacatgtaaaatacttctattttatcaatttcatttcatttcatttcatttattgaatgctaaccatggtattacaaggtgcttacatattataataataacattataaagtacagcatggaccctgctagggcgtgacaaatcttaaaatataacttaacatagggaaaaaaaatgttaaatttacaCTTAAAACTAATACATATTTTCCGATCCGACGTTCATATATTCTTCGAGAGTGTAAAAAGCtttagatattaaatatttttttagttttgtaacAAAAGTATTGTATTTCTCTTCAGCTACTATATGACTAGATAAGTATTCCATATTAAATTCCATACTTACTCAATAGTTTGCCTGAAGCTATAAGACGCGAAAACAAGAAGTCcaaatttaaatctatgttaaaaaaacattaccatgacacattgtagtaattaatttacctactttaagttacattaagttacatattaaccagagactgatgaccccacagtcaaactcattgttgagttttgcggggctatgattatagttaagaatatcactgtactttattaattaaataaaaaaaaaaaaaaaaaaagtggttGTAGACTTTCATTGACATACGCAGTCTCAGTTCACTTTTGTATACGAAATGACTTAGATAATACTTATTCTCTGCAATAAGTAAAATGTAACTCAATCTCTTGAGTCATTTAtgcgaaaataaaaaaacctgttaaaaaaagattattattactacctggttggtcaggcttgcttggtcgttgtgggaagccgcctgattgttcaggcctgcttggttggtcaggcttgcttggtcgttgtggggagccgcctggttgttcaggcctgcttggttggtcaggcttgcttggtcgttgtgggaagccgcctggttgttcaggcctgcttggttggtcaggcttgcttggtcgttgtgggaagccgcctggttgttcaggcctgcttggttggtcaggcttgcttggtcgttgtgggaagccacctggttgttcaggcctgcttggttggtcaggcttgcttggttgaTCAGGCTTccttggtcgttgtggggagCCACCTGGTTGTTCAGGCGTGCTTGGTTGTTCAGGCGTGCTTGGTTGTTCAGGCTTCCTTGGTCGTTGTGGAGAGCCACCTGGTTGTTCAGgcgtgcttggttggtcaggcttgcttggttggtcaggcttgcttggttgtTGTGGGGAGCCGCCTAGTTGTTCAGGCGTGCTTGGTTGTTCAGGCTTCCTTGGTCGTTGTGGagagccgcctggttgttcaggcgtgcttggttggtcaggcgtgcttggttggtcaggcttgcttggttggtcaggcttccTTGGTCGTTGTGGAGAGCCGCCTGTTtgttcaggcttgcttggttgtTCAGGCTTGTTTGGTCGTTGTGGGGAGCCGCCTtgttggtcaggcttgcttggttggtcaggcttgcttggtcgttgtggaAAGCCGCCTGGTTGGTCAGCGTCAGGGCGGCGTTTTTTGTGACGTTCACCATTGCTCTCCTCGTAATCCTCATTATCTTCCTCTTCATCTATCTGTTTCTTGATGCGTCTCTCCCTTTTCTCCTCGGTCTCCTCGTCGTCTTCCTCAGTTTCTGATTTGATGTGGATTTCATCAATATCACCTGGTTGTCCTGGTTTACCTGTAATgttaccaaaaatcatgactATACAAATAGACAGGTTTATGTCAGGCGTATATCCGTACGCATGGTAAGTAATGTATACGGAGTCTCAGTTCACTTTTATATACGAAATTACTTCGATAATATTCTCTGCAATAAGTAAAAGGTAACTCAATCTGTCGAGTCATTTATTgtgaaaataaaaaactttgttaaaaaaGATTATTATTCTATAACTCCCATTACTAATCTATTTGATATGATGTaccctttaaataaatgtcatatactaagaaaactgaaactcaaactcaaaatatactttattcatgtaggcctagcaacaagcacttatgaagcgttaacataaatattatcttaagctaattatcaataaaatgtgaccaagtcctccagtgccccaggctggaatcgagcCAGCGTCcactgctatcgcggcaggtgcctgtgccattcggccacagggccacagcggcataggtcgaatttttataGAAGATTAAATAgatattgataatgataaataaatagattaatttgcattaaaataaaagtattaaagtattattatatgtaagttgaaataattttacctaaaataataatgatattctgttttcatgtataaaataataatatgtgttgTAATAGAAATAATgtgttgacatgtaaaatacttctattttatcaatttcatttcatttcatttcatttattgaatgccaaccatggtattacaaggtgcttacatattataataataacattataaagtacagcatggaccctgctagggcgtgacaaatcttaaaatataacttaacagagggaaaaaaaatgttaaatttacaCTTAAAACTAATACATATTTTCCGATCCGACGTTCATATATTCTTCAAAGAGTGTAAAAAGGtttagatattaaatatttttttagttttgtaacAAAACTATTGTATTTCTCTTCAGCTACTATATGACTAGGTAAGTGGTTGTAGACTTTCATTGACATGGAATTGATGGAATGTGGTCCGTTCGAGATCATTTTGAGTTTGGCTATTCCAATTGGCACCAGTTTGTTCCTTGGCCTCAAGTTATGGTTTCCTTTACAAAGGTCTTTAGCTTGGGAATAGAGATAAAAAAAATTCCGCACGAATCAATAAAAGTttgtttgattgattgatatacGCAGTCTCAGTTCACTTTTGTATACGAAATGACTTAGATAATACTTATTCTCTGCAATAAGTAAAATGTAACTCAATCTCTTGAGTCATTTAtgcgaaaataaaaaaacctgttaaaaaaagattattattactacctggttggtcaggcttgcttggtcgttgtggggagccgcctggttgttcaggcctgcttggttggtcaggcttgcttggtcgttgtgggaagCCGCCTAGTTGTTCAGacctgcttggttggtcaggcttgcttggtcgttgtggggagccgcctggttgttcaggcctgcttggttggccaggcttgcttggtcgttgtgggaagccgcctggttgttcaggcctgcttggttggtcaggcttgcttggtcgttgtgggaagccgcctggttgttcaggcctgcttggttggtcaggcttgcttggttgaTCAGGCTTccttggtcgttgtggggagccgcctggttgttcaggcgtGCTTGGTTGTTCAGGCGTGCTTGGTTGTTCAGGCTTCCTTGGTCGTTGTGGAGAGCCGCCCGGTTGTTCAGgcgtgcttggttggtcaggcttgcttggtcgttgtggggagCCGCCTAGTTGTTCAGGCGTGCTTGGTTGTTCAGGCTTCCTTGGTCGTTGTGGAGAGCCGCCTGGTTCTTCAGgcctgcttggttggtcaggcttgcttggtcgttgtgggaagccgcctggttgttcaggcgtGCTTGGTTGTTCAGGagtgcttggttggtcaggcttgcttggtcgttgtgggaagccgcctggttggtcaggcgtgcttggttggtcaggcttccttggtcgttgtggggagGCGCTTGGTTGGTCAAGCTTGCTTGGTTgatcaggcttgcttggtcgttgtgggaagccgcctggttgttcaggcgtgcttggttggtcaggcttgcttggtcgttgtgggaagccgcctggttgttcaggcctgcttggttggtcaggcttgcttggtcgttgtggggagccgcctggttgttcaggcgtgcttggttggtcaggcttgcttggttgttgtgggaagccgcctggttgttcaggcctgcttggttggtcaggcttgcttggtcgttgtgggaagccgcctggttgttcaggaATGCTTGGTTgatcaggcttgcttggtcgttgtggagagccgcctggttgttcaggcgtgcttggttggtcaggcttgcttggtcgttgtgggaagccgcctggttgttcaggcgtgcttggttggtcaggcttgcttggtcgttgtgggaagccgcctggttgttcaggcctgcttggttggtcaggcttgcttggtcgttgtggggagccgcctggttgttcaggcctgcttggttggtcaggcttgcttggtcgttgtgggaagccgcctggttgttcaggcctgcttggttggtcaggcttgcttggtcgttgtgggaagccgtctggttgttcaggcctgcttggttggtcaggcttgcttggtcgttgtgggaagccgcctggttgttcaggcctgcttggttggtcaggcttgcttagtcgttgtgggaagccgcctggttgttcaggcctgcttggttggtcaggcttgcttggtcgttgtgggaagccgcctggttgttcaggcctgcttggttggtcaggcttgcttggtcgttgtgggaagccgcctggttgttcaggcctgcttggttggtcaggcttgcttggtcgttgtggggaggcgcctggttgttcaggcctgcttgattggtcaggcttgcttggtcgttgtggggagccgcctggttgttgaggcttgcttggtcgttgtgggaagCCGCCTGGTTGGTCAagcttgcttggtcgttgtgggaagccgcctggttgttcaggcttgcttggttgatcaggcttgcttggtcgttgtggcGTGCTACCTGGTTGTTCAGgcgtgcttggttggtcaggcttgcttggtcgttgtgggaagccgcctggttgttcaggcctgcttggttggtcaggcttgcttggtcgttgtgggaagccgcctggttgttcaggcctgcttggttggtcaggcttgcttggtcgttgtggggaggcgcctggttgttcaggcctgcttggttggtcaggcttgcttggtcgttgtggggagccgcctggttgttgaggcttgcttggtcgttgtgggaagccgcctggttgttcaggcctgcttggttggtcaggcttgcttggtcgttgtgggaagccgcctggttgttcaggcctgcttggttggtcaggcttgcttggtcgttgtgggaagccgcctggttgttcaggcctgcttggttggtcaggcttgcttggtcgttgtggggaggcgcctggttgttcaggcctgcttggttggtcaggcttgcttggttgaTCAGGCTTccttggtcgttgtggggagccgcctggttgttcaggcgtGCTTGGTTGTTCAGGCGTGCTTGGTTGTTCAGGCTTCCTTGGTCGTTGTGGAGAGCCGCCCGGTTGTTCAGgcgtgcttggttggtcaggcttgcttggtcgttgtggggagCCGCCTAGTTGTTCAGGCGTGCTTGGTTGTTCAGGCTTCCTTGGTCGTTGTGGAGAGCCGCCTGGTTCTTCAGgcctgcttggttggtcaggcttgcttggtcgttgtgggaagccgcctggttgttcaggcgtGCTTGGTTGTTCAGGagtgcttggttggtcaggcttgcttggtcgttgtgggaagccgcctggttggtcaggcgtgcttggttggtcaggcttccttggtcgttgtggggagGCGCTTGGTTGGTCAAGCTTGCTTGGTTgatcaggcttgcttggtcgttgtgggaagccgcctggttgttcaggcgtgcttggttggtcaggcttgcttggtcgttgtgggaagccgcctggttgttcaggcctgcttggttggtcaggcttgcttggtcgttgtggggagccgcctggttgttcaggcgtgcttggttggtcaggcttgcttggttgttgtgggaagccgcctggttgttcaggcctgcttggttggtcaggcttgcttggtcgttgtgggaagccgcctggttgttcaggaATGCTTGGTTgatcaggcttgcttggtcgttgtggagagccgcctggttgttcaggcgtgcttggttggtcaggcttgcttggtcgttgtgggaagccgcctggttgttcaggcgtgcttggttggtcaggcttgcttggtcgttgtgggaagccgcctggttgttcaggcctgcttggttggtcaggcttgcttggtcgttgtggggagccgcctggttgttcaggcctgcttggttggtcaggcttgcttggtcgttgtgggaagccgcctggttgttcaggcctgcttggttggtcaggcttgcttggtcgttgtgggaagccgtctggttgttcaggcctgcttggttggtcaggcttgcttggtcgttgtgggaagccgcctggttgttcaggcctgcttggttggtcaggcttgcttagtcgttgtgggaagccgcctggttgttcaggcctgcttggttggtcaggcttgcttggtcgttgtgggaagccgcctggttgttcaggcctgcttggttggtcaggcttgcttggtcgttgtgggaagccgcctggttgttcaggcctgcttggttggtcaggcttgcttggtcgttgtggggaggcgcctggttgttcaggcctgcttgattggtcaggcttgcttggtcgttgtggggagccgcctggttgttgaggcttgcttggtcgttgtgggaagCCGCCTGGTTGGTCAagcttgcttggtcgttgtgggaagccgcctggttgttcaggcttgcttggttgatcaggcttgcttggtcgttgtggcGTGCTACCTGGTTGTTCAGgcgtgcttggttggtcaggcttgcttggtcgttgtgggaagccgcctggttgttcaggcctgcttggttggtcaggcttgcttggtcgttgtgggaagccgcctggttgttcaggcctgcttggttggtcaggcttgcttggtcgttgtggggaggcgcctggttgttcaggcctgcttggttggtcaggcttgcttggtcgttgtggggagccgcctggttgttgaggcttgcttggtcgttgtgggaagccgcctggttgttcaggcctgcttggttggtcaggcttgcttggtcgttgtgggaagccgcctggttgttcaggcctgcttggttggtcaggcttgcttggtcgttgtgggaagccgcctggttgttcaggcctgcttggttggtcaggcttgcttggtcgttgtggggaggcgcctggttgttcaggcctgcttggttggtcaggcttgcttggtcgttgtggggagccgcctggttgttgaggcttgcttggtcgttgtgggaagccgcctggttgttcaggcttgcttggttgatcaggcttgcttggtcgttgtggggagccgcctggttgttcaggcctgcttggttggtcaggcttgcttggtcgttgtggaaagccgcctggttgttcaggcctgcttggttggtcaggcttgcttggtcgttgtggggaggcgcctggttgttcaggcctgcttggttggtcaggctttcttggtcgttgtgggaagccgcctggttgttcaggcctgcttggttggtcaggcttgcttggtcgttgtggggagccgcctggttgttcaggcgtgcttggttggtcaggcttgcttggacgttgtgggaagccgcctggttgttcaggcctGCTTGGTTGATCAGGtttgcttggtcgttgtggggagccgcctggttgttcaggcgtgcttggttggtcaggcttgcttggtcgttgtgggaagccgcctggttgttcaggcctGCTTGGTTGATCAGGtttgcttggtcgttgtggggagtcgcctggttgttcaggcctgcttggttgatcaggcttgcttggtcgttgtggggtGCTGCCTGGTTGGTCAGCTTCAGGGCGGCGTCTTTTGTGACGTTCACCATTGCTGTCCTCGTAATCCTCATAATCTTCCTCTTCTTCTATTTCCTTTTGTTTCTTGAAGCGTCTCTCCCTTTCTTCCTCGCTCTCATCGAATTCCTCAGTTTCTGATTTGATTATCCTCTTTTTCTTTTCGATGTCGGTTTCATCAATATCACCTGGTTGTCCTGGTTGACCTGTAATGTTGCCCAAAATACATGACTAGATATATACAGGCTTCTGTCTTACGTATGTCCGTACACATTGTAAGTAATGTGGACGGAGTCTCAGTTCACTTTTGTATACAAAATGACTTAGGTAATATTCTCTGCAATAAGTAGGTAAAAGGTAACTCAATCTCAGTCATTTATGCGAAAATAAAAAACATGGTTAAAAaggattatttttctataactcCTATTACTAAACTATTTGATATGATGTACCCTGTATAGAAGCTTTTACACTTAGACTCACCTGGTTGTCCAGATTGTCCCGGTTGTCCAGATTGCCCAGGTTGCACTGGTTGGCTTGGAGTGTCTGGTTGGCTTGGAGTGCCTGGACCTCCTGGTTGTGGGGTGTtgcctggttgttcaggcgtGCTTGGTTGACCTGGTTGCCCTGGTTGGCTAGGTTGAGCTGGTTGTTGTGGCGTGCTgcctggttgttcaggcttgcttggttggTGAGGTTGACCTGGTTGCCCTGGCTGGCTAGGTTGAGCTGGTTGTTGTGGCGTGCTgcctggttgttcaggcttgcttggttggTGAGGTTGACCTGGTTGTCGTGGCTGGCTAGGTTGAGCTGGTTGTTGTGGCGTGCTgcctggttgttcaggcttgcttggtttGTGAGGTTGACCTGGTTGTCCTGGCTGGCTAGGTTGAGCTGGTTGGCTTGGTTGTGTTGGCTGCACGGGTTTAGCCGGTTGAACCGGTTGAGCAGGTTGCGCTGGTTTGCCTGGCTTGCCAGGGCGGCGTCTTTTGTGACGTTCACCATTACTGTCCTCGT
Above is a window of Cydia amplana chromosome 26, ilCydAmpl1.1, whole genome shotgun sequence DNA encoding:
- the LOC134660066 gene encoding sporozoite surface protein 2-like, which gives rise to MKRKIMRITRTVMVNVTKDAALASQANQRNLLNRFNRLNPCSQHNQANQLNLASQDNQVNLTNQASLNNQAARHNNQLNLASHDNQVNLTNQASLNNQAARHNNQLNLASQGNQVNLTNQASLNNQAARHNNQLNLANQGNQVNQARLNNQATPHNQEVQALQANQTLQANQCNLGNLDNRDNLDNQVSLSVKASIQGQPGQPGDIDETDIEKKKRIIKSETEEFDESEEERERRFKKQKEIEEEEDYEDYEDSNGKPGQPGDIDEIHIKSETEEDDEETEEKRERRIKKQIDEEEDNEDYEESNGERHKKRRPDADQPGGFPQRPSKPDQPSKPDQQGGSPQRPNKPEQPSKPEQTGGSPQRPRKPDQPSGSPQRPRKPEQPSTPEQLGGSPQQPSKPDQPSKPDQPSTPEQPGGSPQRPRKPEQPSTPEQPSTPEQPGKPGQPGDIDETDIKKMKKRTIKSETEEDDEETEEKRERRIKKQIDEEEDYEDYEDSNGKPGQPGDIDEIDIEKMKKRIIKSETEEDDEETEEKRERRIKKQIDEEEDYEDYEDSNARNIEKVVIDHIRIIKTIRETLSAIRVI